One part of the Lycium ferocissimum isolate CSIRO_LF1 chromosome 8, AGI_CSIRO_Lferr_CH_V1, whole genome shotgun sequence genome encodes these proteins:
- the LOC132067033 gene encoding uncharacterized protein LOC132067033 → MEEYDNVDWVALRASLADERPVRNLEGARILDFDEFLIPDSAPAGPAEPPTQVFSHGPAEPTVSSHVTVEPHDSTPVGPQDKRIQEPSHQPAEAEVSSHETTEA, encoded by the exons ATGGAGGAGTATGATAACGTCGATTGGGTGGCGTTACGCGCTTCATTAGCTGATGAGCGGCctgtgaggaatttagagggagccagaattcttgacttcgatgagtttttgatcccg gattcggcgccagcGGGTCCAGCAGAGCCACCCACTCAGGTTTTTTCTCATGGGCCTGCCGAGCCAACGGTGTCTTCCCATGTGACTGTCGAGCCACAt gattcgacgCCAGTGGGTCCACAGGATAAGCGCATTCAGGAGCCTTCTCATCAGCCTGCCGAGGCagaggtgtcttctcatgagactaCCGAGGCGTAG